A section of the Leptospira kobayashii genome encodes:
- a CDS encoding ABC transporter ATP-binding protein, producing MIQNETVISLRNVSKAYRIFNNPTDRLKQMLVSPISRFFPSLKGRKYFQEFWALKGINLEIKKGDSIGVLGRNGAGKSTLLQIIAGTLSPSEGDIDVQGKINALLELGSGFNPEFTGRENVFLNGSILGFSENQILNKFQEIEEFAQIGTFIDQPVKTYSSGMFVRLAFAVQALLEPEILIVDEALSVGDVFFQQKCHTLIEGLLNKGNTTFLFVTHDTGSVVKYCSKAIVLKEGEIFYEGDSTKASYIYYKIDSFKNVQMVNEYIEKIENANSGLNQNLRTDGKNSSVEIENWPSDSEFVFPANIKVNEVGLGEIELKSYIIKNHKGIATSQLTTGEEVTFYFKFKVNKKILRPCFAIFINTKENVTVYSKYDFQFKVNQGKADYLLPGDVVSVCYRLKLNLLPLEYSFGIVAGALPENELLNIESISMSRFSENLKYIYAATLDTLQVQNQNESLFLPFMGLCDLPGEFENHIIRNGELIK from the coding sequence ATGATACAAAATGAAACGGTAATCTCACTGCGAAATGTATCCAAAGCATACCGGATATTCAATAACCCGACCGACCGCTTGAAACAGATGTTAGTTTCTCCTATTTCCCGTTTTTTTCCTTCTTTGAAGGGAAGAAAGTATTTTCAGGAATTTTGGGCATTGAAGGGAATCAATTTAGAAATCAAAAAGGGCGATTCCATCGGAGTTTTGGGCAGAAACGGAGCGGGTAAATCGACTCTACTTCAGATCATAGCGGGAACTCTTTCTCCTTCGGAAGGAGATATTGATGTGCAAGGAAAGATCAATGCTCTACTTGAACTGGGAAGCGGTTTCAATCCCGAATTTACGGGAAGAGAAAATGTTTTTTTAAACGGAAGCATTTTGGGTTTTTCCGAAAATCAGATTTTGAATAAATTTCAGGAAATAGAAGAGTTCGCCCAGATCGGAACCTTTATCGATCAGCCTGTAAAAACTTACTCTTCGGGAATGTTCGTTCGTCTTGCATTCGCCGTACAAGCGTTACTTGAACCTGAGATTCTGATTGTGGACGAGGCATTGAGTGTGGGAGACGTTTTCTTTCAACAGAAATGTCATACTTTGATAGAGGGGTTATTGAATAAGGGCAATACCACTTTTCTGTTTGTGACTCATGACACAGGAAGTGTAGTCAAATATTGCAGCAAAGCCATCGTCCTTAAAGAAGGGGAAATTTTCTATGAAGGCGATTCCACCAAAGCATCTTACATCTATTATAAGATAGATAGTTTTAAAAACGTTCAAATGGTGAATGAATATATCGAGAAGATAGAAAATGCGAATTCAGGGTTGAATCAAAATCTCAGAACGGACGGAAAAAATTCTTCCGTTGAGATTGAAAACTGGCCATCAGATTCCGAGTTTGTCTTTCCTGCGAATATCAAAGTTAATGAAGTTGGTTTGGGTGAGATCGAATTAAAAAGTTATATCATCAAAAATCATAAGGGAATTGCCACAAGCCAGTTAACCACCGGTGAAGAAGTTACTTTTTATTTTAAATTCAAAGTTAATAAAAAAATCCTAAGACCTTGTTTTGCAATCTTTATCAATACGAAAGAAAACGTCACAGTTTATAGCAAATACGATTTTCAATTCAAAGTAAATCAAGGAAAGGCGGATTACCTTCTTCCGGGAGATGTCGTTTCCGTTTGTTATAGATTGAAATTGAACCTGCTTCCTCTTGAATATTCCTTTGGGATCGTAGCGGGTGCTTTGCCCGAAAACGAACTACTCAACATAGAATCTATTTCTATGAGCAGGTTTTCCGAAAATTTGAAATATATTTATGCGGCAACGTTGGATACTCTCCAAGTGCAAAACCAAAATGAAAGTTTGTTTTTGCCTTTTATGGGTTTATGCGATTTGCCCGGAGAGTTTGAAAATCATATCATTCGCAATGGAGAATTAATAAAATGA
- a CDS encoding PIG-L deacetylase family protein, whose product MNKKDIILVIAAHPDDEILGCGGTIARHAEEGAEVHVRIMAEGLTSRDQKRNRDKLSKELSELAIIAEKANRHLGVTSFKLFDLPDNRMDSLDLLDIVKIIEDELSIVKPNLIYTHHAWDLNIDHRLVQQAIVTAARPIPGQTLKTLLFFEVASSTEWQPPGSGIPFQPNWFVDLSRKGSRGKTFFELKKEALEIYSSEMREWPHARSIKAVEHLASWRGASVGVETAESFMLGRNLL is encoded by the coding sequence ATGAATAAAAAAGATATCATACTGGTTATCGCCGCTCACCCGGATGACGAAATTTTAGGATGCGGTGGTACGATTGCCCGTCATGCGGAGGAAGGTGCGGAAGTGCATGTTCGCATTATGGCGGAAGGATTAACCAGCAGAGATCAAAAAAGAAATAGGGATAAATTGAGTAAAGAATTATCCGAGCTTGCTATTATCGCTGAAAAGGCGAATCGTCACTTGGGTGTAACAAGCTTTAAACTATTTGATTTACCCGACAATCGGATGGACTCTCTCGATTTGTTGGATATCGTTAAAATCATAGAAGATGAATTGTCTATAGTTAAGCCGAATTTAATATACACTCATCACGCCTGGGATTTGAATATAGATCACCGTCTTGTTCAACAAGCAATTGTTACCGCAGCAAGACCGATACCGGGACAAACTTTGAAAACATTATTATTCTTTGAAGTTGCATCCAGTACGGAATGGCAACCTCCCGGCAGCGGAATTCCTTTTCAACCGAATTGGTTTGTCGATTTGAGTCGGAAAGGAAGTAGGGGAAAAACATTCTTCGAATTAAAGAAAGAAGCATTGGAAATTTACTCTTCGGAAATGAGGGAATGGCCTCATGCAAGGTCTATCAAAGCTGTTGAACATTTGGCTTCTTGGCGAGGAGCAAGTGTCGGCGTTGAAACTGCGGAATCTTTTATGCTCGGTCGCAATTTGTTATAA
- a CDS encoding class I SAM-dependent methyltransferase, with protein MSFSTDWDVTYKSGGHRSRWPWSDLVSLFFRYLRGKDFSKLRVLELGCGAGANIPFLLSLGVDYHALEGSEHIVNELRERFPEIQSKIKNADFTKEIPFEGNFDIIIDRASLVHNHSEAITHAIELCYGKLEKDGLFIGVDWFSDSHTDLKRGEAAEDPNTRTKLETGSFVGLGRVHFFSKSELLRTFDKFEALYLEHKKNDVLIPASDYTVAAWNFIFRKK; from the coding sequence ATGTCATTTTCAACTGATTGGGATGTGACTTATAAATCGGGAGGTCATCGTAGTCGCTGGCCCTGGAGCGATTTGGTTAGTCTTTTTTTTCGATACCTTCGGGGAAAAGATTTTTCGAAACTAAGGGTTTTGGAACTGGGATGCGGCGCAGGCGCAAACATTCCATTCTTACTTTCGTTAGGTGTGGACTATCACGCCTTGGAAGGAAGCGAACATATAGTAAACGAATTGCGGGAAAGATTTCCCGAAATTCAATCGAAGATAAAGAACGCTGATTTTACAAAGGAGATTCCCTTTGAAGGAAACTTTGATATCATCATTGATCGTGCATCTCTCGTTCACAATCATTCGGAAGCAATCACGCATGCGATCGAACTTTGTTATGGAAAGCTGGAGAAAGACGGTTTGTTTATCGGAGTCGATTGGTTTTCCGATTCGCATACCGATTTGAAAAGAGGGGAGGCGGCGGAAGATCCGAATACCAGAACCAAATTGGAAACGGGAAGTTTTGTAGGTTTGGGCAGAGTTCATTTTTTTTCCAAGTCGGAGCTCTTGCGGACTTTCGATAAGTTCGAGGCCTTATATCTTGAACATAAAAAAAACGATGTTTTGATTCCTGCTTCCGATTATACTGTCGCAGCTTGGAATTTTATTTTTAGAAAAAAATAA
- a CDS encoding WbqC family protein has translation MIVSIHQPAFNGWLGYYEKIIRSDVFVYLDTVQFEKNSFTNRNKIKTNAGELWLTIPVKLKGHIDQTIKDIQIDNSTPWRKKHLKTIELNYRKAPRFDKVFSSLESIYNSEHTDFALFCYEFLIWTLKDLNIKTKIVRASDLEFEGNKSDLVLNICKKLNAKTYISGIFGKDYLNLDDFQSNQIEVLFQDYKHPLYPQIGKDFISHLGILDFLFNTDDLSIIYKG, from the coding sequence ATGATTGTCAGCATTCATCAGCCCGCTTTCAACGGATGGTTGGGTTATTACGAAAAAATCATCCGAAGCGATGTATTCGTGTATTTGGATACGGTTCAGTTCGAGAAAAACAGTTTTACGAATCGGAATAAAATCAAGACGAACGCGGGGGAACTTTGGCTTACCATACCTGTCAAATTAAAAGGGCATATTGATCAGACTATCAAAGATATTCAAATAGATAACTCCACTCCTTGGAGAAAAAAACATCTCAAAACAATCGAGCTGAATTATAGGAAAGCTCCGAGATTCGATAAAGTATTCTCTTCTTTGGAATCAATATACAATTCGGAACATACCGATTTTGCTTTATTCTGTTATGAGTTTTTGATTTGGACCTTGAAGGATTTGAATATCAAAACGAAAATTGTTCGCGCAAGTGATTTGGAGTTTGAAGGAAACAAATCCGATTTGGTATTAAACATCTGTAAAAAACTAAATGCTAAAACTTATATTTCGGGAATCTTCGGGAAAGATTATTTGAACTTGGATGATTTTCAATCCAACCAAATCGAAGTATTGTTTCAAGATTACAAACACCCTCTTTATCCTCAGATCGGTAAGGATTTTATTTCCCATTTGGGTATCTTGGATTTTTTATTCAACACTGATGATCTTTCAATTATATACAAAGGGTGA
- a CDS encoding DegT/DnrJ/EryC1/StrS family aminotransferase, giving the protein MINHNRPSLGQEEIDAAAAVIRSNYLVSSEQIERFENEFCDYLGLDHGSAVVTSTGTSALFLALLALDAKSKKVAFPSYVCSALRNAVALASGNEVLLDIEKNGPNIDIEALNKSKPDIAIIPHLYGQPVTLDKIDKDILIIEDCCQSIGGTYKSKSLGTIGDIGIFSFYATKLLTSGGQGGMVVSKDKSKIAKIKDYLDFDGRVEQANRFGFPMTEMQAAIGRVQLKKLNGFLSRRKEIFHEYESAGLNMMKSVPGSIYYRSVMYSENPVSVIEKLKQNDIKAIVPIEDWEILGKKEDFPNALRMSKNTVSLPCYPSLTDAELEKIIKVLR; this is encoded by the coding sequence ATGATCAACCACAATCGACCTAGTCTGGGACAAGAGGAAATTGACGCTGCCGCAGCAGTCATCAGATCCAATTATCTCGTCTCTTCCGAACAAATTGAACGGTTTGAAAACGAATTTTGCGATTACCTGGGACTTGATCACGGGTCTGCCGTTGTAACGTCCACCGGAACCTCCGCATTATTTCTCGCTTTGCTTGCGTTAGATGCTAAATCCAAAAAGGTCGCATTCCCCAGTTATGTTTGCAGTGCTCTTCGGAATGCAGTGGCATTGGCTTCGGGAAATGAAGTTCTTCTGGATATTGAAAAAAACGGACCGAATATTGACATTGAAGCGCTAAATAAATCCAAACCTGATATTGCAATCATTCCTCATTTGTACGGACAACCTGTCACTTTGGATAAGATAGATAAGGATATTCTGATCATCGAAGATTGTTGTCAATCTATCGGGGGAACTTATAAAAGCAAATCTCTCGGGACGATCGGTGATATCGGTATTTTCAGTTTTTATGCTACGAAATTACTCACCAGCGGTGGCCAAGGCGGCATGGTGGTTTCGAAAGATAAATCGAAGATCGCAAAGATCAAAGATTATCTTGATTTTGACGGAAGAGTGGAGCAGGCAAATCGTTTCGGCTTTCCTATGACTGAAATGCAAGCTGCGATAGGAAGAGTTCAATTGAAAAAATTGAACGGATTTCTTTCCAGGAGGAAAGAAATCTTTCACGAATACGAATCAGCAGGTTTGAATATGATGAAGAGCGTTCCCGGATCGATTTACTACCGTTCGGTGATGTATTCGGAGAATCCTGTTTCCGTCATTGAAAAGTTGAAACAAAATGATATCAAAGCAATAGTTCCGATTGAAGATTGGGAAATTTTGGGAAAAAAAGAAGATTTTCCCAATGCACTTCGAATGTCCAAGAACACCGTATCGTTGCCTTGTTATCCTTCTTTGACAGATGCCGAATTGGAAAAGATCATCAAGGTATTAAGATGA
- a CDS encoding N-acetylneuraminate synthase family protein — MNHTKIKIRNQEISRYSQPYIVAEVGINHNGNLENAFKMIEVAKDAGVDAVKFQTFKAEEFVSDKTQMFTYYSQGKEVTESMLEMFLRYQFTPDEWQKIYDKCKATDITFLSTPQNLGDLELLLKLGIEAIKVGSDDFVNIPLLQDYAKKGLPLILSLGMSNLGEVYHTLESVNAFDGFPVILLLCTSLYPTQPEDVNLKKLDTLRGAFPGLILGFSDHTQGPLASSLAVAKGAVFFEKHFTLDHNMVGPDHWFSENPEGLKVWVDNIRTAYKMLGTPIVRPTEGELFNRKEFRRYIVASKEIQAGEILSEQNLTLRRVAGGAGLPASFWQHLQNAKASKKFNKGEAITL; from the coding sequence ATGAATCACACAAAGATTAAGATTAGAAATCAAGAAATCTCCAGATATTCCCAGCCGTATATAGTTGCCGAAGTAGGTATCAATCACAACGGAAATCTTGAAAACGCCTTTAAGATGATTGAAGTCGCTAAAGACGCGGGAGTGGACGCGGTTAAGTTTCAAACATTTAAAGCGGAAGAGTTTGTAAGCGATAAGACTCAGATGTTTACTTATTATTCGCAAGGCAAAGAAGTTACTGAGTCCATGTTGGAGATGTTTCTTCGTTACCAATTCACTCCGGATGAATGGCAAAAAATCTATGACAAATGTAAGGCGACAGATATAACTTTCCTTTCAACTCCGCAGAATCTAGGTGATTTGGAATTGCTTTTGAAATTGGGCATTGAAGCGATCAAAGTCGGATCGGATGATTTTGTAAATATTCCCTTGTTGCAAGACTATGCTAAAAAAGGATTACCTCTGATTTTATCTTTGGGTATGAGCAATTTAGGAGAAGTATACCACACTCTCGAATCGGTGAATGCGTTCGATGGTTTTCCCGTAATTTTATTATTATGCACTTCTTTGTATCCGACTCAACCGGAAGATGTGAATCTCAAAAAATTGGATACGCTGAGAGGCGCATTTCCGGGACTCATTCTCGGATTTTCCGATCATACGCAAGGGCCATTGGCATCTTCTTTAGCTGTTGCGAAAGGCGCTGTTTTCTTTGAGAAACATTTTACCTTGGACCATAATATGGTCGGTCCCGATCATTGGTTTTCCGAAAATCCGGAAGGGTTGAAGGTTTGGGTGGATAACATCCGGACCGCCTATAAAATGTTAGGTACTCCGATCGTTCGGCCTACCGAAGGGGAATTGTTCAATCGAAAGGAATTCCGAAGATATATTGTTGCCTCCAAGGAAATTCAAGCTGGTGAAATTTTGTCAGAACAAAATTTGACTCTGCGCAGGGTCGCAGGTGGTGCGGGTCTTCCTGCAAGTTTTTGGCAACATCTTCAAAATGCAAAGGCGTCCAAAAAGTTCAATAAAGGAGAAGCGATCACACTTTGA
- a CDS encoding NAD(P)-binding protein — MNQIIVGGGLAGVVASILLAKKNKKVVLIEKDESLGGLLRSFTDDAGVSYDFGTHVPMQFGNSALDEILFGGMTENEWHYLDILKPCNYTSGKMYNLSQLPYIPHFPKDILQSAFFEILNLPDFEIQKCKNADEYLRHEYGNTLTESFFAPVIKKLMSEDLVNLHPMVHTLFGYQRLILGDPLFSREIKKSAFFDRKIAFHSFNEGSGGKTNFYPKQGGIGKWIELLGKKAKDAGVEILTGTTIQSLDTDGSVLKKVKTDKGDFEIDRLIWTIPPSLFYMTQKMPIPGEAPKFQGMCLLNLTFNKRFNTDNYFVYCNQPEFKSFRITLYPNLQQRPDSGPFNLTVEVLDREIGDLAALKSKVLDELIQMNLIDKGHSVLSEKIIKISNGFPIYTNKFVEDSEIQRNKILENFSNITLLGKASGKNFFMHHVLQEVYEVLL; from the coding sequence ATGAACCAGATTATAGTGGGCGGTGGACTCGCCGGTGTTGTTGCCTCGATTCTTCTCGCGAAAAAAAACAAAAAAGTCGTTTTGATTGAAAAAGATGAATCGTTAGGCGGTCTTCTTCGTTCCTTTACGGATGATGCGGGAGTCTCTTATGATTTCGGAACTCATGTTCCTATGCAATTCGGGAATTCCGCTTTGGATGAAATTCTCTTCGGAGGAATGACGGAAAACGAATGGCATTATTTGGATATCTTAAAGCCGTGCAATTATACGTCCGGAAAGATGTACAATTTGTCCCAACTACCTTATATTCCGCATTTCCCAAAGGATATTCTCCAATCCGCATTTTTCGAAATTTTAAATCTTCCTGATTTTGAGATACAAAAATGCAAAAATGCGGATGAATATCTAAGGCATGAATATGGAAATACACTGACTGAATCATTTTTCGCGCCTGTGATAAAGAAATTAATGTCGGAAGATCTGGTCAATCTTCATCCGATGGTGCACACTTTGTTCGGATACCAACGTTTGATATTAGGCGATCCTTTGTTTTCAAGAGAAATAAAAAAATCCGCCTTCTTTGATCGCAAAATCGCATTTCATAGTTTCAACGAAGGTTCGGGGGGCAAAACCAATTTTTATCCCAAACAGGGAGGGATTGGCAAATGGATCGAGTTGCTTGGTAAAAAAGCAAAAGATGCCGGAGTGGAAATACTAACGGGTACTACGATTCAATCTTTGGATACCGACGGTTCCGTTCTTAAGAAAGTGAAAACCGATAAAGGTGATTTTGAAATAGACAGATTGATTTGGACGATTCCTCCTTCCTTGTTCTATATGACTCAGAAAATGCCTATTCCCGGTGAAGCGCCGAAATTTCAAGGAATGTGTCTTTTGAATCTCACTTTTAATAAGAGATTCAATACTGACAATTATTTCGTATATTGCAATCAGCCGGAATTCAAAAGCTTTAGAATTACATTATATCCTAATTTACAACAGAGACCTGATTCAGGCCCCTTTAATCTGACAGTAGAAGTTCTTGATCGGGAAATCGGAGACCTTGCCGCTTTAAAATCCAAGGTATTGGATGAATTGATTCAAATGAATCTAATTGATAAAGGTCATTCGGTTCTTTCGGAAAAGATCATTAAAATTAGTAACGGATTTCCCATTTATACGAACAAGTTTGTAGAAGACAGTGAAATTCAACGCAATAAAATTTTAGAAAATTTTTCAAACATCACATTACTTGGAAAAGCATCGGGTAAAAACTTTTTTATGCACCATGTTCTCCAGGAAGTCTACGAGGTATTGTTATGA
- a CDS encoding PseG/SpsG family protein: MGYLIFTELLSSTGLGHFTRCSSLYDALVLEDKNPVFVLNHDGTAEDFLSGYRINKSRWISLNVLESFLKETRPIVSFVDSYLASEDAYSLIAKYSKNIVCLDDTIRITYPKNSIIFNPSLSGKFLPYPQTYKVFAGGEYALLRKPFRRNIEIRIPSEKIESILLSTGGSDSENLTPVLIREIRKVYPFQKLYVIIGPSFHNLKEIEKEADVNVELVLQPNADKMFEVMSKIDLAITAAGQTTYELARLGVPMISFMTDDNQQSNIEGWLGIKAILHTGNYLKKEWHDLLNFNLKLVSDFETRRKLAEVCRRSIDGQGNQRFIKSLLGLIGN; this comes from the coding sequence ATGGGATATCTGATTTTCACTGAGCTTCTTTCTTCAACAGGGCTTGGTCATTTTACAAGATGTTCATCTTTGTATGATGCACTTGTTTTAGAAGATAAAAATCCTGTTTTTGTGTTAAATCATGATGGAACCGCTGAAGATTTTTTAAGTGGGTATCGGATTAATAAAAGTCGTTGGATTTCCTTGAATGTCCTTGAGTCTTTTCTGAAAGAAACGAGGCCGATCGTTTCTTTCGTTGATTCCTATCTTGCTAGTGAAGATGCTTATTCTTTAATTGCGAAGTATAGCAAAAACATAGTATGTTTGGACGATACGATCAGGATTACCTATCCGAAAAATTCTATTATTTTCAATCCTAGTTTGAGTGGAAAGTTCCTTCCTTATCCGCAAACTTATAAAGTTTTTGCCGGAGGGGAATATGCATTACTTCGGAAACCTTTTCGACGTAATATTGAAATTCGAATTCCTTCCGAAAAAATCGAATCGATTCTGCTTAGCACGGGTGGCAGTGATTCCGAAAATTTAACACCTGTTTTGATCAGAGAGATCAGAAAGGTTTATCCGTTTCAGAAATTATACGTCATCATAGGGCCTTCTTTTCATAACCTGAAAGAAATTGAAAAAGAAGCGGATGTTAATGTCGAATTGGTTTTGCAACCGAATGCGGATAAGATGTTTGAAGTCATGTCGAAAATCGACTTGGCCATCACTGCCGCAGGTCAGACTACTTATGAATTGGCTAGGCTGGGTGTACCGATGATCAGTTTTATGACAGATGATAATCAACAATCGAATATAGAAGGATGGCTTGGAATAAAAGCGATTCTGCATACAGGAAATTATTTAAAAAAGGAATGGCACGATCTTTTGAACTTTAACTTGAAATTGGTTTCGGATTTTGAAACCAGAAGAAAGTTAGCGGAAGTTTGTCGCCGATCCATTGACGGACAAGGAAATCAAAGATTTATAAAAAGTCTTCTCGGGCTTATAGGAAATTAG
- the pseF gene encoding pseudaminic acid cytidylyltransferase, protein MEKAVAIITARGGSKRIPRKNIKEFAGKPMIAYPIQTALDSGIFDEVMVSTDDKEIADLAIRFGAKVPFFRSEANSDDYSGTAEVLLEVLDEYKKIGRNFQYCCCLYPTSPLLGKHRLIEAYRLLQENQLDSVFPVLRYSSPIDRSLVVNDHGFVAMRWPENLNKRSQDLPTSYFDAGQFYFLNVNSFSKTKELWMEKSSPIILKEMEAQDIDNLEDWEIAEFKYKYSRSLYGISDFH, encoded by the coding sequence ATGGAAAAAGCAGTCGCTATCATTACTGCCCGGGGTGGCTCCAAACGGATTCCTAGAAAAAATATTAAGGAATTTGCCGGAAAACCGATGATTGCCTATCCGATCCAAACTGCTTTGGATTCCGGAATATTCGACGAAGTAATGGTCTCAACCGATGATAAAGAGATTGCCGACCTTGCGATTCGGTTCGGTGCCAAGGTTCCTTTTTTCCGCTCTGAGGCAAATTCGGATGATTATTCGGGAACTGCCGAAGTTTTATTGGAAGTTTTGGACGAATACAAAAAGATAGGTCGAAATTTTCAATATTGTTGCTGTCTTTATCCTACGTCCCCTTTGCTCGGTAAACATAGATTAATCGAAGCATATCGCTTATTGCAAGAAAATCAGCTGGATAGTGTATTTCCTGTTCTTCGGTATTCCTCTCCGATCGATAGATCGTTAGTTGTGAATGACCATGGATTTGTCGCTATGCGATGGCCTGAAAATTTGAACAAAAGATCTCAGGATTTGCCTACTTCGTATTTTGATGCGGGCCAGTTTTATTTTTTAAATGTGAACAGTTTTTCGAAAACGAAAGAGTTATGGATGGAAAAAAGTTCTCCCATCATTTTGAAAGAGATGGAAGCCCAAGACATAGACAACTTGGAAGATTGGGAAATCGCGGAATTCAAATATAAGTATTCAAGATCTTTGTATGGGATATCTGATTTTCACTGA
- the pseC gene encoding UDP-4-amino-4,6-dideoxy-N-acetyl-beta-L-altrosamine transaminase yields the protein MNKPIPYGRQNITEEDISAVVEVLKSDFLTQGPKILEFEQKFANYVGSKYAVAVSNGTTALHLSVLALGLKPKQKIITTPITFAASANSALYVGAEVEFADIDPDTALIDLKKVRKLLESSPKGSYSGLIPVDLAGCPVNMEEARKIADEFGLWILEDACHAPGGYFTNVAGEKSFCGNGRYADASVFSFHPVKHIACGEGGMITTNSAEVYEELLLLRTHGITKDSNRFRLSSEEIAQGGWYYEMQELGYNYRIPDILAALGVSQLNRANEGLARRREIAEKYDLAFSNQPQIKPLTTFKDYPGHAYHLYIIQTKDRKELYEKLKANSIYSQVHYIPLHLQPYYKSLGFKKGDFPLAEKYYEEALSIPMYPSLSDSEQDFVIQSILKD from the coding sequence ATGAATAAGCCAATACCTTACGGCAGACAAAATATTACGGAAGAAGATATCTCGGCGGTAGTTGAGGTTTTAAAATCCGATTTTTTAACACAAGGTCCGAAGATACTTGAATTTGAGCAGAAATTTGCAAACTATGTAGGTTCCAAGTATGCTGTAGCCGTATCAAACGGTACTACTGCATTGCATCTTTCCGTATTGGCGCTCGGCTTAAAACCAAAACAAAAAATCATTACAACTCCTATCACTTTTGCGGCCTCCGCAAATTCCGCGTTATATGTAGGTGCTGAAGTTGAATTTGCGGATATTGATCCTGATACGGCACTCATTGATTTGAAAAAAGTCCGTAAACTTTTGGAATCTTCTCCTAAAGGAAGTTATTCGGGACTGATTCCCGTAGACTTGGCGGGTTGTCCCGTAAATATGGAAGAAGCTAGAAAGATAGCGGATGAATTCGGTCTTTGGATTCTGGAAGACGCATGTCATGCCCCTGGTGGGTATTTTACGAATGTTGCCGGAGAAAAATCATTCTGTGGAAACGGTCGTTATGCGGATGCTAGTGTATTTTCTTTCCACCCTGTGAAACACATAGCCTGCGGGGAAGGGGGAATGATTACTACAAATTCCGCAGAAGTTTACGAAGAACTCCTACTACTTAGAACGCACGGAATCACCAAAGATTCCAATCGATTTCGACTTTCTTCCGAAGAAATCGCACAAGGAGGTTGGTATTATGAAATGCAGGAGCTTGGTTATAATTATAGAATCCCCGACATTTTGGCGGCTTTGGGTGTTTCTCAATTAAATCGTGCAAACGAAGGTTTGGCGAGAAGAAGAGAGATTGCTGAAAAATACGATCTTGCTTTTTCAAACCAACCACAGATTAAGCCACTGACTACTTTTAAAGATTATCCGGGACATGCCTATCATCTGTATATAATTCAAACTAAAGATAGAAAAGAATTATATGAAAAGCTGAAAGCCAATTCCATCTATTCTCAAGTTCATTATATTCCTCTTCATCTGCAGCCTTATTACAAGTCCCTAGGATTTAAGAAAGGTGATTTTCCATTGGCGGAAAAGTATTACGAAGAGGCTTTAAGCATTCCCATGTATCCTAGTTTGAGCGATTCCGAACAGGATTTCGTAATTCAGAGTATTCTTAAAGACTAA